One part of the Polycyclovorans algicola TG408 genome encodes these proteins:
- the aspS gene encoding aspartate--tRNA ligase yields the protein MRTHYCGHVTAALVDQSVTVCGWVHRRRDHGGVIFIDLRDREGLLQCVFDPDRADVFALAERLRSEYVVKITGRVRRRPEGTSNALLSSGEIEILGTDLVVLNKAETPPFHPDDETVGEDTRLKYRYIDLRRPQMQRNLKLRHSVVQKIRSFMDEQGFLDVETPILTRATPEGARDYLVPSRTHPGQFFALPQSPQLFKQLLMMSGIDRYYQIARCFRDEDLRADRQPEFTQLDVETSFMDMNAIMALIERLVVELWQDVLNVDLGKLPLMSYGEAMARFGSDKPDLRNPLELVDIKDLVADAEFKVFANPANDPKCRVTVLRVPGGGEKLSRGEIDKYTAFVGLYGARGLAWIKVNDKAAGRDGLQSPIVKNLSDAALASILRRSGAQNGDILFFGADKAQVVSDALGALRLKVGNDLKITESGWKALWVVDWPMFEWDDRDGGRWISPHHPFTAPKVDSADDLRNAPGDAVSQGYDIVVNGVELGGGSVRIHRPEIQQAVFELLGISADEQREKFGFLLEALSYGAPPHGGLAIGIDRMVMLMAGGQSIRDVIAFPKTQTAHCPLTRAPGAVEFQQLRELQIRSTVKREGEHSPGEAS from the coding sequence ATGCGCACTCATTACTGCGGCCACGTGACGGCCGCGCTCGTCGATCAATCCGTGACCGTTTGCGGCTGGGTTCACCGTCGGCGGGACCATGGCGGCGTGATTTTTATCGACCTGCGTGACCGCGAGGGCCTGTTGCAGTGTGTGTTCGATCCCGACCGCGCCGACGTTTTTGCGCTCGCCGAGCGGCTGCGTTCCGAGTACGTCGTGAAAATCACGGGCCGCGTTCGGCGTCGTCCCGAGGGCACCAGCAACGCACTGCTCAGCAGTGGCGAGATCGAAATTCTCGGCACCGATCTGGTCGTTCTCAACAAGGCTGAGACCCCACCGTTTCATCCCGACGACGAGACCGTGGGAGAAGACACGCGACTCAAGTACCGCTACATCGACCTGCGTCGCCCGCAGATGCAGCGCAACCTCAAGTTGCGGCACTCGGTGGTGCAGAAAATTCGCAGCTTCATGGACGAACAAGGCTTTCTCGATGTCGAGACGCCGATCCTGACGCGCGCCACGCCGGAAGGCGCCCGCGACTATCTGGTGCCGTCGCGCACCCATCCCGGACAGTTCTTCGCCCTGCCGCAGAGCCCGCAGTTGTTCAAGCAATTGCTGATGATGTCGGGCATCGACCGCTACTACCAGATCGCCCGCTGCTTCCGCGACGAAGATCTGCGCGCCGACCGACAGCCCGAGTTCACCCAGCTCGACGTCGAGACCTCGTTCATGGACATGAACGCGATCATGGCGCTGATCGAGCGGCTGGTTGTCGAGCTTTGGCAGGACGTACTGAATGTCGACCTTGGCAAGTTGCCATTGATGTCGTACGGCGAAGCGATGGCGCGCTTTGGCTCGGACAAGCCCGATCTGCGCAACCCGCTGGAGCTGGTCGACATCAAGGATCTGGTCGCCGACGCCGAGTTCAAGGTGTTTGCCAACCCCGCCAACGACCCCAAGTGCCGGGTCACCGTGCTGCGGGTGCCCGGCGGTGGCGAGAAGTTGTCACGCGGCGAGATCGACAAGTACACGGCCTTCGTCGGCCTGTATGGCGCGCGTGGCCTGGCGTGGATCAAGGTCAACGACAAGGCCGCCGGCCGCGATGGCCTGCAGTCCCCCATCGTCAAGAATCTGTCCGACGCCGCGCTGGCCAGTATTCTTAGACGTAGCGGTGCGCAGAACGGCGACATTCTGTTCTTTGGGGCCGACAAGGCGCAGGTGGTCAGCGATGCGCTAGGCGCGCTGCGACTCAAGGTCGGCAACGACCTGAAAATCACCGAAAGCGGCTGGAAGGCGCTGTGGGTCGTCGACTGGCCGATGTTTGAATGGGACGACCGCGACGGTGGGCGCTGGATCAGCCCCCACCATCCGTTCACCGCGCCCAAGGTGGACTCGGCTGACGATCTGCGGAACGCCCCCGGCGACGCGGTGTCGCAGGGCTACGACATCGTGGTCAACGGGGTGGAGCTGGGCGGCGGATCGGTGCGTATTCATCGTCCCGAGATTCAACAGGCGGTCTTCGAATTGCTGGGCATCAGCGCCGACGAACAGCGCGAAAAGTTTGGCTTTTTGCTGGAGGCGCTGTCTTACGGCGCGCCGCCGCACGGCGGATTGGCCATCGGCATCGACCGGATGGTGATGCTAATGGCAGGCGGGCAGTCGATTCGGGACGTGATCGCCTTCCCCAAAACCCAGACCGCTCACTGTCCACTGACCCGCGCGCCCGGTGCCGTGGAATTTCAACAGTTGAGAGAATTGCAGATTCGCTCAACCGTCAAACGTGAAGGGGAGCATTCCCCCGGAGAAGCAAGCTGA
- a CDS encoding alpha-E domain-containing protein → MLSRVADDLYWFARYLRRAENTARLVSAHAHFLLDLPREVEVGWGPIVAVTGKPLLDIELESDGGEYAAIERLVVDLTSPVSAFYCINRARSLLRSLRDRVPRDVWERLNSLHYRLQLEGTSAHNRLSRQRVLDGVIDGCMAINGLLNTAMSRDLAHCFLSLGQAIEQADMTSRIIDVRSSPLLAIDDATAPSPFRNSQWMAVLHSLSAYHMYRRYGRGRITGTRVLRFLLQNPDFPRSMSFSLTVARAELRSLPGNDAVLRHCERLLGRIQDLDPLALVTGNLHGVMNDLQAGLAALDVTLADAYFKA, encoded by the coding sequence ATGCTCTCGCGTGTCGCCGATGATCTCTACTGGTTCGCCCGCTACCTTCGCCGCGCCGAGAACACTGCGCGACTGGTCAGCGCCCATGCTCATTTCCTGCTGGATCTACCGCGCGAGGTCGAGGTCGGCTGGGGGCCCATCGTCGCCGTCACCGGCAAGCCACTGCTCGACATCGAGCTTGAATCCGACGGCGGTGAATACGCGGCCATCGAGCGGCTGGTGGTCGACCTGACCTCGCCGGTTTCGGCGTTCTACTGCATCAATCGTGCGCGCAGCCTGCTGCGCTCCCTGCGTGATCGGGTCCCGCGCGATGTCTGGGAGCGCCTGAACAGCCTGCACTACCGCCTGCAGCTTGAGGGCACTTCGGCGCACAACCGGTTGTCCCGTCAGCGCGTGCTTGATGGGGTCATTGACGGCTGCATGGCCATCAACGGTCTGCTCAACACCGCCATGAGCCGTGACCTGGCGCACTGCTTCCTGAGCCTGGGCCAGGCCATTGAGCAGGCCGACATGACCAGCCGCATCATCGACGTGCGCTCCAGCCCGCTGCTCGCCATTGATGACGCCACGGCGCCGAGCCCGTTCCGCAACAGCCAGTGGATGGCGGTGCTGCACAGCCTGTCGGCGTACCACATGTATCGCCGCTACGGCCGTGGCCGCATCACCGGCACCCGCGTGCTGCGCTTCCTGCTGCAAAACCCCGACTTTCCGCGCAGCATGTCTTTCAGCCTCACGGTTGCCCGCGCCGAACTGCGCTCATTGCCGGGCAACGATGCCGTGTTGCGCCACTGCGAGCGCCTGTTGGGCCGCATCCAGGACCTCGACCCGCTGGCACTGGTCACCGGCAATCTGCATGGGGTCATGAATGACCTGCAGGCGGGGCTGGCTGCGCTGGACGTAACCCTGGCGGACGCCTACTTCAAGGCCTAA
- the nadA gene encoding quinolinate synthase NadA, which produces MAAQLKLDAFNLMEDGVCDARIRAAKAILGDRLCILGHHYQRDEVFQHADFTGDSLKLSRLAAETTAEYIVFCGVHFMAEVADIVTGGTRNVILPDLAAGCSMADMANLIKVRRCWKELSEVFDPDTTVTPVTYINSAADLKGFCGEHGGIVCTSSNARAVLEWSFARREKVLFFPDQHLGRNTAVTMGIGLDEMVVWDFTKPMGGATVEQLKRAKLILWKGFCSVHQMFKPEHIDAFRARVPGGKVISHPENSYEVCQQSDEIGSTEAILRTVRASAPGTHWLVGTELNLVNRLADEMRPKGVTVEFMSSTICMCSTMFRTDPQHLAWVLDNLVSDQVVNRIRVPGVVAQPARLALDLMLEVVD; this is translated from the coding sequence ATGGCCGCACAACTGAAACTCGACGCCTTCAACTTGATGGAGGACGGTGTCTGTGACGCGCGGATTCGCGCCGCCAAGGCCATCCTCGGGGATCGGCTGTGCATCCTCGGCCACCACTATCAGCGCGACGAGGTGTTTCAGCACGCCGATTTCACCGGCGATTCCTTGAAACTGTCACGGCTGGCCGCCGAAACCACCGCCGAGTACATCGTTTTCTGCGGCGTGCATTTCATGGCCGAGGTCGCCGACATCGTCACCGGCGGCACGCGCAACGTGATCCTTCCCGATCTCGCGGCAGGCTGTTCGATGGCTGACATGGCCAACCTGATCAAGGTGCGCCGCTGCTGGAAAGAGTTGTCTGAGGTGTTTGACCCGGACACCACCGTGACCCCGGTGACCTACATCAATTCGGCCGCCGACCTCAAAGGCTTTTGCGGCGAGCACGGCGGCATTGTCTGCACCAGCTCCAACGCCCGTGCGGTGCTGGAGTGGAGCTTTGCGCGCCGCGAAAAGGTGCTGTTCTTCCCCGACCAGCATCTGGGCCGCAACACGGCGGTGACCATGGGGATCGGTCTGGATGAAATGGTGGTCTGGGATTTCACCAAGCCCATGGGCGGCGCCACGGTCGAGCAACTGAAGCGCGCCAAGCTGATTCTGTGGAAGGGGTTCTGTTCGGTGCACCAGATGTTCAAGCCCGAGCACATCGACGCGTTTCGCGCCCGTGTGCCCGGCGGTAAGGTCATTAGCCACCCCGAAAATTCCTATGAGGTGTGCCAACAGTCGGACGAGATTGGCAGCACCGAAGCCATCTTGCGAACGGTTCGCGCCTCGGCGCCGGGGACGCATTGGCTGGTGGGGACCGAGCTGAATCTGGTGAACCGCCTTGCCGACGAGATGCGCCCCAAGGGTGTGACCGTCGAGTTCATGAGCTCGACCATCTGCATGTGCTCGACCATGTTTCGCACCGACCCGCAGCACCTGGCCTGGGTGCTCGACAACCTTGTCAGCGACCAGGTCGTCAACCGCATCCGCGTACCCGGGGTGGTGGCCCAGCCCGCCCGCCTCGCGCTGGACCTGATGCTTGAAGTGGTTGACTGA
- a CDS encoding barstar family protein — MSLLQVDDLPALRSRLRDAGVAAIELDLSGCDSKASLMQRCAAHLQLPAGFGHNWDALNDALREGLLAQHAQRGLGVVIITGSETLSRAAPAVVSTLQALLLELTTSFDSETCLAYWVAPASRGGSPR, encoded by the coding sequence ATGAGTCTGCTGCAAGTCGACGATCTGCCCGCCCTGCGCAGCCGTTTGCGCGACGCCGGGGTGGCCGCCATCGAGCTGGACCTGAGCGGTTGCGACAGCAAGGCCAGCCTGATGCAGCGCTGCGCAGCGCATCTGCAGTTGCCCGCCGGCTTTGGTCATAACTGGGACGCCCTCAACGACGCGCTGCGCGAAGGTCTGCTGGCACAGCATGCGCAGCGCGGACTCGGTGTGGTCATCATCACCGGTAGCGAGACGCTTTCGCGTGCCGCGCCGGCGGTGGTTTCGACCCTGCAAGCGCTGTTGCTTGAGCTCACCACGAGTTTTGATTCCGAGACCTGCCTGGCCTACTGGGTCGCGCCGGCGTCGCGCGGCGGGTCTCCCCGATGA
- a CDS encoding DMT family transporter yields the protein MPDNPRQGAYFALQAAIAFSLMGALIKAASAGMPNEMIVFTRCIIGLVILTPWALRLGVKQALATRRWGGHLLRAGFGIAAMYCFFYALGTVPLAKAMLLTYSMPLFIPFIAWAWLGERPGATVWAAVALGFVGIALMVDPRGLGGGSLVGTLIGAASGFLGAVAMVGIRRISDTEPAPRIVMYFALIASLISAVPLFWAWVTPTPMQALLMIGAGAVATLGQLCMTRAYGSAPAAWVGTFSYASVPVSAALAWLIWQETLSLRALLGAALVISLCVGLSLSAGRKRVAPSPI from the coding sequence ATGCCAGACAACCCCCGCCAGGGCGCCTACTTCGCCCTCCAAGCCGCCATTGCCTTTTCGCTGATGGGTGCGCTGATCAAGGCCGCGTCGGCCGGCATGCCGAACGAGATGATCGTCTTCACCCGCTGCATCATCGGGCTGGTCATTCTCACCCCTTGGGCACTGCGACTGGGCGTCAAACAGGCGCTGGCGACCCGTCGTTGGGGCGGCCATCTGCTGCGCGCCGGCTTTGGTATCGCTGCCATGTACTGCTTTTTCTACGCCCTGGGCACGGTGCCATTGGCCAAGGCCATGCTGCTGACGTACTCCATGCCGCTGTTCATTCCCTTCATCGCCTGGGCGTGGTTGGGCGAGCGTCCCGGCGCCACGGTCTGGGCAGCAGTGGCACTGGGCTTCGTCGGTATCGCATTGATGGTGGACCCGCGTGGTCTCGGCGGCGGCTCGCTGGTCGGCACCCTGATCGGCGCCGCATCCGGATTTCTCGGCGCGGTGGCGATGGTCGGCATTCGGCGCATTTCCGACACCGAACCGGCACCGCGCATCGTCATGTATTTCGCGCTCATTGCCAGCCTGATCTCGGCCGTGCCGCTGTTCTGGGCCTGGGTGACACCGACCCCGATGCAGGCACTGCTGATGATCGGCGCCGGGGCGGTGGCCACCCTGGGGCAGCTGTGCATGACCCGCGCCTACGGGAGCGCCCCGGCGGCGTGGGTGGGCACCTTCAGCTATGCGTCGGTGCCGGTCTCGGCGGCATTGGCGTGGCTGATCTGGCAAGAAACCCTGAGCCTGCGGGCCCTGCTCGGCGCCGCCCTGGTGATCAGCCTGTGCGTGGGCCTGAGTCTCAGCGCCGGCCGCAAGCGTGTCGCACCGTCGCCGATTTGA
- a CDS encoding competence/damage-inducible protein A encodes MNIGLLVIGDEILSGKREDRHLPKVIALLAERGLALAYARFIGDDRAAIAAAMREARAAGDLLLSCGGIGATPDDCTRQAAAAAYEQPLQRHPEGEALILAEYGARALPNRVLMADFPRDARLIPNPVNRVAGFSVGDLHCVPGFPEMAWPMLVWVLDTLYPHLHHHAPQVEYRLRVMGTAGEGDLLDLMEATLAAHPGLKLSSLPCRGDARRARHIEFGFKGSEALARAAFTHFLAGLSNDPAVTEIQLIDAPPEPSV; translated from the coding sequence ATGAACATTGGCCTGCTGGTCATCGGAGACGAGATTCTCAGCGGCAAGCGCGAAGACCGGCACCTGCCCAAGGTCATCGCGCTGCTCGCCGAGCGCGGGCTGGCGCTGGCCTACGCGCGGTTCATTGGCGACGACCGCGCTGCCATCGCCGCCGCGATGCGTGAGGCGCGCGCGGCGGGGGATCTGCTGCTGTCTTGCGGCGGCATTGGCGCCACACCGGATGACTGCACCCGGCAAGCCGCGGCAGCCGCGTATGAGCAGCCCCTGCAGCGCCACCCCGAAGGCGAGGCGCTGATCCTCGCCGAATACGGCGCGCGGGCCTTGCCCAATCGGGTGTTGATGGCCGACTTTCCGCGTGATGCCCGGTTGATTCCCAACCCGGTCAACCGGGTCGCGGGATTCTCGGTGGGGGACCTGCACTGCGTTCCAGGCTTTCCGGAAATGGCCTGGCCGATGCTGGTCTGGGTGCTCGACACGCTGTATCCGCATCTGCATCACCACGCCCCACAGGTGGAATACCGCTTGCGGGTCATGGGCACGGCGGGCGAGGGCGATCTGCTGGACCTGATGGAGGCGACACTGGCTGCGCACCCCGGCCTGAAGCTGTCGAGCCTGCCGTGTCGCGGCGATGCCCGGCGGGCACGGCACATCGAGTTTGGGTTCAAGGGCTCGGAGGCATTGGCCCGAGCGGCATTCACCCACTTTTTGGCCGGCCTCAGCAATGACCCCGCCGTGACCGAAATCCAGTTGATCGACGCGCCACCAGAGCCGTCGGTGTAG
- a CDS encoding FmdB family zinc ribbon protein: MPIYEYQCARCGVTREVLHKISEVPKVECAHCEGEVLQRLVSAAAFRLKGGGWYETDFKSDKDKQRNLAGDSGGDAAPTSTAAADKPAAKAEPKPSAPAATPAAAPAAGAS, from the coding sequence ATGCCGATCTATGAATATCAGTGCGCCCGTTGCGGCGTGACCCGTGAGGTGCTGCACAAGATCAGCGAAGTCCCGAAGGTCGAGTGTGCCCATTGCGAGGGCGAAGTGCTGCAGCGGCTTGTCAGTGCTGCGGCCTTTCGGCTCAAGGGCGGCGGCTGGTACGAAACCGACTTCAAGTCCGACAAGGACAAGCAGCGCAACCTCGCCGGCGACAGCGGTGGCGACGCCGCGCCCACATCAACCGCAGCCGCCGACAAGCCTGCCGCCAAGGCCGAGCCCAAACCGAGTGCGCCCGCAGCAACACCCGCCGCCGCACCTGCGGCCGGCGCCAGTTGA
- a CDS encoding DUF502 domain-containing protein, protein MFRTRLQSLLRRWFVAGLLVWLPLGATFLVVRVLAGVLDTSLILVPTDWRPAIPGIGIALSLLVILLTGALAANFIGRRALGWGESLLNRIPLVRSVYGGIKKLTETVFSENSTAFRQPILIQYPRKGIWSIAFVTSEPTGEIQDKTEHTVLTCFVPTTPNPTSGFIVMVPRAEVTWLDMTVEEAMRLIISLGVVAPDVIAKKDPLAAIDPVSTAEAAHTDADRGGTESERPR, encoded by the coding sequence ATGTTTAGAACCCGACTGCAGTCGCTGCTCAGACGTTGGTTCGTCGCCGGTCTGCTCGTGTGGCTGCCGTTGGGCGCAACCTTTCTGGTCGTGCGGGTGCTGGCAGGCGTGCTCGACACCAGCCTGATTCTGGTGCCCACCGACTGGCGGCCCGCGATTCCCGGCATCGGCATCGCGCTGTCGCTGTTGGTGATTTTGCTGACCGGTGCGCTGGCGGCCAATTTCATCGGCCGTCGTGCACTGGGATGGGGCGAGTCGCTGCTCAACCGCATCCCTTTGGTGCGTTCGGTCTACGGCGGCATCAAAAAGCTCACCGAGACGGTGTTCTCGGAAAACTCGACCGCTTTCCGCCAGCCGATTCTCATCCAGTACCCGCGCAAGGGCATTTGGTCGATCGCCTTCGTGACCAGTGAACCCACGGGCGAGATCCAGGACAAAACCGAGCACACGGTGCTGACCTGTTTTGTGCCGACCACCCCCAACCCCACGTCCGGCTTCATCGTCATGGTGCCGAGGGCCGAAGTCACCTGGCTCGACATGACGGTTGAAGAGGCCATGCGCCTGATCATTTCGCTCGGTGTGGTCGCCCCGGACGTGATCGCCAAAAAGGACCCTCTGGCGGCCATTGACCCTGTGTCAACCGCGGAAGCGGCGCACACCGATGCCGACCGTGGCGGCACTGAAAGCGAGCGGCCGCGTTAA
- a CDS encoding circularly permuted type 2 ATP-grasp protein — MALDWQQYPADLTYDELFAADGTPRRAAAALVDHLRGKSAEELEQHRLAAELAIRVMGISFTVYTEGQNVDRAWPFDIIPRVIDSREWMRTAEGLRQRARALNHFIADIYADQRILKAGVVPPEVLADSVNFRPQCVGHRPPGDLWAHICGSDLVRDGNGTLFVLEDNLRVPSGVSYMVENRMISKRVFPELFKAINILPVDDYATHLFETLADLSPRQGDDPTIVLLTPGIYNSAYFEHAWLAQQMGIELVIGPDLYVDSDDCLYMRTVDGATRVDVVYRRVDDLFIDPEAFREDSMLGVRGLMRAWLKGKVAIANAPGAGVADDKVIYSYVPEMIKYYLGEDAKLPNVPSFRCMDRKECDHVIANLDKLVVKPANESGGYGMLIGPRSTADERAHFADLIRANPRNYMAQPTLSLSTAPILMADGSVEPRHLDLRPFILSRAGHEDVTMGGLTRVAMVRGSLVVNSSQGGGAKDTWVVDSGGNA; from the coding sequence ATGGCCCTTGACTGGCAGCAGTACCCGGCAGACCTCACCTACGACGAACTGTTTGCAGCCGACGGCACCCCGCGTCGCGCGGCGGCGGCACTCGTCGACCATTTGCGAGGCAAATCGGCTGAAGAGCTCGAACAGCACCGTCTGGCCGCAGAGCTCGCGATTCGCGTCATGGGCATCAGCTTCACGGTCTACACCGAAGGGCAAAACGTCGACCGCGCGTGGCCATTCGACATCATTCCCCGCGTCATCGACTCGCGTGAATGGATGCGCACCGCCGAAGGTCTGCGCCAACGCGCCCGGGCGCTGAACCATTTCATCGCCGACATCTACGCCGACCAGCGCATCCTCAAGGCCGGCGTGGTCCCACCCGAGGTGCTCGCCGATTCGGTCAACTTCAGACCGCAGTGCGTCGGACACCGTCCGCCGGGTGATCTGTGGGCGCACATCTGCGGTTCGGATCTCGTTCGAGACGGCAATGGCACGCTCTTCGTACTGGAAGACAACCTGCGGGTCCCCAGCGGGGTGTCATACATGGTCGAGAACCGAATGATCAGCAAGCGGGTCTTCCCGGAGCTGTTCAAAGCCATCAATATTTTGCCGGTGGATGACTACGCAACGCATTTGTTCGAGACGCTCGCCGACCTCAGTCCCCGCCAGGGCGATGATCCGACCATCGTTTTGCTGACACCGGGCATCTACAACAGCGCCTACTTCGAACACGCCTGGTTGGCGCAGCAAATGGGCATTGAGTTGGTCATCGGCCCGGATCTGTATGTCGACAGCGATGATTGTTTGTATATGCGAACAGTGGATGGTGCCACCCGCGTCGATGTGGTCTACCGCCGGGTCGACGACCTGTTCATCGATCCCGAGGCGTTTCGCGAAGACTCGATGCTGGGTGTCCGCGGCCTGATGCGCGCCTGGCTCAAGGGCAAGGTCGCCATTGCGAATGCGCCGGGTGCGGGCGTGGCCGACGACAAAGTGATCTACAGCTACGTGCCGGAAATGATCAAGTACTACCTTGGCGAGGACGCCAAGCTGCCCAATGTGCCGAGCTTTCGCTGCATGGACCGCAAGGAGTGCGACCACGTGATCGCCAATCTCGACAAGCTGGTGGTCAAGCCGGCGAATGAGTCCGGTGGTTATGGCATGTTGATCGGCCCACGTTCCACCGCCGATGAGCGTGCGCATTTCGCCGACCTGATCCGTGCCAATCCGCGCAACTACATGGCGCAGCCGACACTGTCATTATCAACAGCCCCGATCCTGATGGCCGATGGCAGTGTCGAACCCCGCCACCTCGACCTGCGGCCCTTCATCCTGTCGCGAGCCGGCCATGAAGACGTGACCATGGGCGGCCTGACCCGCGTGGCCATGGTGCGTGGGTCACTGGTGGTCAACTCCAGTCAGGGCGGTGGCGCCAAAGACACCTGGGTGGTCGACAGCGGGGGGAACGCCTGA
- the glyA gene encoding serine hydroxymethyltransferase produces the protein MFINAPSITQADPELAAALSAEAARQEIHIELIASENYASPAVMEAQGGVLTNKYAEGYPGKRYYGGCEHVDVAELLAIDRLKQLFDCDYANVQPHSGAQANAAVFLSLVKPGDVVMGMNLAQGGHLTHGHPANFSGKQYQIVPYGIDTETGLINYDEMERLALEHKPKLLIGGFSAYSRVKDWARMRQIADKVGAWFWVDMAHIAGLVAAGEYPSPLPHAHVVTSTTHKTLRGPRGGIILSKGQSDDFNKKLNSAVFPGIQGGPLMHVIAAKAVAFREALAPEFKTYQKQVVANARAMAQVFLDRHYKVVSGGTDNHLFLLDLVAKDVTGKDAEAALGQAHITVNKNSVPNDPRSAFVTSGLRIGSPASTTRGFKEAEMAQVATWIADIVDALAAGNADAVTARVRGEVEGLCGRFPVYRALAKAA, from the coding sequence ATGTTCATCAACGCTCCCTCTATCACTCAAGCCGATCCCGAACTCGCCGCTGCACTGTCGGCCGAGGCTGCACGGCAGGAAATTCACATCGAGCTGATCGCCTCCGAGAACTACGCCAGCCCGGCGGTCATGGAAGCCCAGGGCGGCGTGCTGACCAACAAGTACGCCGAGGGTTACCCCGGGAAGCGCTACTACGGCGGCTGCGAACATGTTGACGTTGCCGAACTGCTGGCCATTGATCGCCTCAAGCAGCTGTTTGATTGCGACTACGCCAACGTGCAGCCGCACTCGGGCGCGCAGGCCAACGCGGCGGTGTTTCTCAGTCTGGTCAAACCCGGCGATGTGGTCATGGGCATGAACCTCGCCCAGGGCGGTCACCTGACGCACGGTCACCCGGCCAATTTTTCGGGTAAGCAGTACCAGATCGTGCCCTACGGCATCGACACCGAGACCGGCCTGATCAATTACGACGAGATGGAGCGGCTCGCCCTCGAGCACAAACCCAAGCTGTTGATTGGCGGGTTCTCGGCCTATTCGCGTGTCAAGGACTGGGCACGGATGCGGCAGATCGCCGACAAGGTGGGCGCCTGGTTCTGGGTCGACATGGCGCACATCGCCGGGTTGGTTGCGGCGGGTGAATATCCCAGCCCGTTGCCGCACGCCCATGTGGTTACCTCGACCACGCACAAGACGCTACGCGGTCCACGCGGCGGCATCATTCTCAGCAAGGGCCAGAGTGACGACTTCAACAAGAAGCTCAACTCTGCCGTGTTTCCCGGCATTCAGGGCGGCCCGTTGATGCACGTCATTGCGGCCAAGGCGGTGGCCTTCCGTGAAGCGCTGGCACCGGAGTTCAAGACCTACCAGAAGCAGGTTGTCGCCAACGCCCGCGCCATGGCGCAGGTCTTCCTCGACCGACACTACAAGGTCGTGTCGGGCGGCACCGACAACCATTTGTTCCTGCTTGATCTGGTCGCCAAGGACGTCACCGGCAAAGATGCCGAGGCCGCGCTCGGCCAGGCGCACATCACCGTCAACAAGAATTCGGTGCCCAACGACCCGCGCTCGGCATTCGTGACCTCGGGTCTTCGTATCGGCTCGCCAGCGTCGACGACGCGCGGCTTCAAGGAAGCCGAAATGGCCCAGGTTGCGACCTGGATAGCCGACATTGTCGACGCGCTCGCGGCAGGCAACGCCGATGCCGTGACGGCGCGCGTGCGCGGCGAGGTCGAAGGACTGTGTGGCCGCTTCCCGGTTTATCGGGCGCTGGCAAAAGCGGCCTGA
- a CDS encoding ribonuclease domain-containing protein, which translates to MKTAMPRWLTVLILLAAAAFWWVDSSELARPGINDTSVANRVETGSSSVNVSAGFLPREALRTVDRIIAGGPHPYPQDGTVFFNREALLPDRARGHYREFTVDTPGLDHRGARRIVTGGNPPRHWYYTDDHYQSFRAFEVTSP; encoded by the coding sequence ATGAAAACCGCCATGCCGCGCTGGCTCACCGTGCTGATCCTGCTGGCCGCTGCCGCATTCTGGTGGGTCGATTCTTCCGAGCTTGCGCGTCCGGGCATCAACGACACGTCGGTGGCCAACCGGGTCGAGACCGGGTCGTCGTCGGTCAATGTGTCAGCGGGGTTTTTGCCGCGCGAGGCGCTGCGTACGGTGGACCGCATCATCGCCGGTGGGCCGCACCCCTATCCGCAGGACGGCACGGTCTTCTTCAACCGCGAGGCACTGCTGCCCGACCGGGCGCGCGGCCATTACCGTGAGTTCACCGTTGACACACCGGGGCTGGACCATCGCGGCGCGCGCCGTATCGTCACCGGCGGCAACCCGCCGCGCCACTGGTATTACACCGATGACCATTACCAAAGCTTCCGGGCCTTCGAGGTGACCTCGCCATGA